Within the Zea mays cultivar B73 chromosome 10, Zm-B73-REFERENCE-NAM-5.0, whole genome shotgun sequence genome, the region ATTGGCACGCGTGTCTCGAACACCCCGCACCGCAAGTCGTACGGTATATTTTTCATTTGATCAAAATTTCATGTTTTAGAGAGTCCTTGTCATCATGtctgtcaacttgtgaagagttatcAACTAGTACCATACACACATTCCTTAGGTGTATCACATGAGAGCATGTACAACTACAACCTACATAAATGCACCATATCTTAAAGGTATGAAAAAGGTAAATGCAAAAAAACACAAAAGACGTATCTTGGTGAAGGAATATCTATAATTCGTCCAGTATCAAAATACAAGTCGTTTAGAACAGTGACACTGTCTCTAAAATATAATTAGAGTCCTTGGCCAATGTTTTTTGTTAAAATACCAATAAATTCTTAATGTATTTatacttttgcaaaaaaaaaatttAAGATAAATCTATACATATTACTATTAgatttcaaaactaaataacaaaacTGTTATTAGTAGTCAAAGTTTTATATGTTTGACTTAAACAATGTCTAAAACGACTTGTTTTTTAATATCGGAGGGAGTAGCACGATTCTTTAAGTATAGATACGGTTCCACCCAAACAATCCacataagggcttgttcgtttcaccgttaatccatatggattgagtggTATTAAATCGGTTTAAATACGTAGCAAGACAAATTTTATCCCAATTCATTCCAATATACCTAAATCCAAATGAAattgaaataaccgaacaaggcctaaatgagCTTCAAAGGTTTTAGTGAATAAGATACCAAACTTAGATATATTGAGTTGTATGAAGGGGTTTCTTAGGTGTATTTATTGCTTGGAGAACCATAACATAATATCTTAGGTTATACATGTTTGAGATGAAAAGAAATAGACGAACCACGAAGCGTATCAAAATTCAAACCAAGCGCGCGCACCCGTGCCATTACCCCCAAGCGCGCGCGCAGCGAAGCGTCACAGCTCGCAACTCCTCGAAACCTCACCCACCCGCGCGGCGCTGATATAAAGCCACCATGGCGTTGTGATTTCGCTGTCCGCTCCTGCCTCCTGGGACTTGCTCGAAACCGGAACATCGACAACGACAACGCGGCCACAAGCCAGCGAGCTGCGCCAATGGAAATGCCGGCGGCgacgcaggggcggcggacgaGCACCGTGGTGGACCGGAAGCTCGACGAGCTCTGCGCCTGCCTCGTTGACGCGCTGTCGTCCGGACAGCAGACCCCCCACACCGACGAGCAGCTCCGCGCGAAAATCAAATCGAAGACCGAGTTCCTCCGGTTGCTCCTGTACGCCGAGGCGGAGTGCCACGGCGGGCCGCGCCCGGAGCACCTGGCCGAGGCCGAGGCGCGCTTCGCTGTCCTCGCGGCCACGTTCGATGGGTGGGCGCGGCGCGCAGTCGTCGCTGCACCTGAACCAGTTGAGGAGGAGGAGGCTGACAGCTTGGTGTCCTCGCGGTCCGCGTGCTTCTGCACCGACTCGTGCCAGGAGGAGGCGACCGAGGGGGACGCCATTCGCGACGCCATGGAAGCACGTAACGAGGAGGGGACGTTGGATGCCGTTGCTAAGAAGGGCGACATCGATCACG harbors:
- the LOC118473530 gene encoding uncharacterized protein; translation: MEMPAATQGRRTSTVVDRKLDELCACLVDALSSGQQTPHTDEQLRAKIKSKTEFLRLLLYAEAECHGGPRPEHLAEAEARFAVLAATFDGWARRAVVAAPEPVEEEEADSLVSSRSACFCTDSCQEEATEGDAIRDAMEARNEEGTLDAVAKKGDIDHEAAVETGSRVVQRRWWRHNAAACRCSAAGLVVVVAVGLALELAAVAHHNVNICVGPK